The following are encoded together in the Panicum virgatum strain AP13 chromosome 6K, P.virgatum_v5, whole genome shotgun sequence genome:
- the LOC120711880 gene encoding E3 ubiquitin-protein ligase MBR2-like: MDEAMGRRTASGLLVTKGGSILLFREESPRHKASACCTRLGCSSKLFPNKDRKMHKTSKETSGPQRPQVLRKSSRMSPQGSISYDGSTSRNAASTFGEAVNKPRRRENAGRDLLARLKERVNASRKRPLSGGSSPCLSASNTSNSSSLSSSRSISRSICRPASRMRKDGGRVAEAIRMHRARDNSGNTREDVRRNSNQDPSGCLSRSLFRHRSGIQRGPVSSLEDSLDDSNEYWRFDMDESEEVEDYVFNDRHRGMRMDIDDMSYEELLALGERIGTVSTGLSDGALSECLKRSIFVPTTSTSHEDGDLKCIICQEEYFSGVEVAKMACQHYYHVTCIQQWLGQKNWCPICKSVASAVSS, encoded by the exons ATGGATGAAGCCATGGGAAGACGAACAGCCAGTGGCCTTCTTGTCACCAAAGGAGGCTCAATTCTTCTCTTCAGGGAGGAAAGCCCACGCCACAAGGCCAGTGCATGTTGTACACGGCTTGGATGCAGCAGTAAGCTTTTCCCAAACAAAGACAGGAAGATGCATAAGACATCTAAGGAAACATCAGGTCCTCAGAGACCACAGGTTTTGAGGAAATCCAGCAGGATGTCCCCTCAAGGAAGTATTTCTTATGACGGAAGCACCAGCAGGAATGCAGCAAGTACTTTTGGTGAGGCTGTTAATAAACCAAGAAGAAGAGAAAATGCCGGACGTGATCTACTGGCCCGGTTGAAAGAAAGGGTCAATGCATCAAGAAAGCGTCCGTTGAGTGGAGGGAGTAGTCCCTGCCTATCAGCATCAAACACATCCAACTCTAGCTCCTTAAGCAGTAGCCGATCTATTTCAAGATCGATATGTCGGCCAGCTTCGAGAATGAGAAAGGATGGAggaagagttgcagaagctatCAGGATGCATAGAGCCAGAGACAATAGTGGAAATACTAGGGAAGATGTGCGAAGAAATTCCAACCAAGATCCATCAGGGTGTCTTTCTCGAAGCTTGTTCAGACATAGGAGTGGAATTCAGAGAGGTCCAGTATCTTCATTGGAGGACAGTTTGGATGATTCCAATGAATACTGGCGCTTTGATATGGACGAAAGTGAAGAG GTTGAAGATTATGTCTTTAACGATCGGCATAGGGGAATGAGAATGGACATTGATGACATGTCTTATGAG GAATTACTTGCTCTTGGGGAGAGAATCGGTACTGTAAGCACTGGCCTCTCAGATGGTGCACTTTCTGAGTGTTTGAAGAGAAGCATCTTTGTGCCCACAACTTCGACAAGCCATGAAGATGGTGACCTCAAATGCATCATATGTCAG GAGGAGTATTTTTCTGGTGTGGAGGTGGCCAAGATGGCATGCCAGCACTACTACCATGTCACTTGTATCCAACAGTGGCTTGGGCAAAAGAACTGGTGCCCGATCTGTAAATCCGTCGCTTCTGCTGTCAGCTCATAG